The Populus alba chromosome 6, ASM523922v2, whole genome shotgun sequence genome contains a region encoding:
- the LOC118048154 gene encoding uncharacterized protein has protein sequence MGNYTSCCAVATLSRKPKAAKLINSQGNLRQVSLPVKAAELMLEEPGHVIAPVDELKQRSRIIAMRADDELLPGKVYLSVPLSKVNSKISASELEIIESTIAACAKRSSKKRSGAKVLPDMAVDLREEKGSESGVKVLEGNDTSCTSYRLVNYRQWTLALEPIPEEF, from the coding sequence ATGGGAAACTACACTTCTTGCTGTGCTGTTGCTACCCTCTCAAGAAAACCTAAGGCTGCAAAACTTATAAACTCTCAGGGAAACTTAAGGCAAGTAAGTCTCCCAGTAAAAGCTGCAGAGCTCATGCTTGAAGAACCTGGCCATGTCATCGCTCCAGTAGATGAGCTGAAGCAAAGGAGTCGTATAATAGCCATGCGAGCTGACGATGAGCTTCTGCCTGGAAAGGTATACCTGTCAGTTCCTTTAAGCAAGGTAAACAGTAAAATTTCTGCATCGGAGTTGGAAATCATTGAGTCTACCATAGCTGCTTGTGCGAAAAGGTCGAGCAAGAAGAGAAGTGGTGCTAAGGTTTTGCCTGATATGGCCGTGGACTTGAGGGAGGAGAAGGGATCAGAGAGTGGGGTTAAGGTCTTGGAAGGAAATGATACGAGCTGTACCAGTTACCGGTTGGTGAATTATAGGCAGTGGACTCTGGCGTTGGAGCCGATACCGGAGGAGTTTTGA